The following proteins come from a genomic window of Trichoplusia ni isolate ovarian cell line Hi5 chromosome 16, tn1, whole genome shotgun sequence:
- the LOC113502198 gene encoding zinc finger protein 567-like isoform X1: MSQTLDATFERCCRLCAKEQDVTIMIFSEEAEAMLLQNKLNNYLLIEVEEHDKLPKHICIQCCTKLQTVCDFIDTARKAQEELLKRSIMLGQVVPKDCVISLVTEEVKPDVEENSDSEDKYVEIEVSVDPMMVLQNCEDSFSPSCYDHDTHMGDVTYLHGLDTENVTIKLIKKDDTQCSISDDDKRQSDDGDEDQKGMGIKPFPCPTCTRSFHTELALKNHNWVHTCETKTDKQYKCNTCSESFEYKYNFISHLKEHRANGLCQICGRMFRSEKTYVAHMSVHLPSTTSFTCKICGRSYNTWGGLKTHSVTHSTERPYQCHFCKKTFKRNQDLKFHINQHTGAKPYKCPFCEKSFASSGNCYSHRSRMHPGKQPEGHIRKWNIAPREPLTLRPIAPKPSNYTTAINGIVKYKCSLCDHSFAKKDNYTCHMYQHTGEKPFHCSFCSDKFMTRRGLLIHHDNKHPGKDRPLALISKNLLLK, from the exons atgagtcAGACTTTGGACGCTACTTTTGAAAGGTGCTGTCGCCTTTGCGCGAAGGAACAAGATGTTACAATAATGATATTCAGTGAAGAAGCAGAAGCAATGCTTCTTCAAAACAagcttaataattatttattaatagag GTTGAAGAACATGACAAGTTACCCAAACACATTTGTATACAATGCTGCACGAAACTACAGACAGTGTGTGATTTTATTGACACGGCACGGAAGGCTCAAGAGGAGCTTCTGAAGCGTAGTATTATGTTAGGGCAGGTTGTTCCCAAGGATTGTGTGATATCATTAGTAACAGAAGAAGTCAAACCCGATGTAGAAGAGAATTCCGATTCAGAAGATAAATATGTGGAAATTGAAGTGAGTGTAGATCCCATGATGGTGCTCCAGAACTGTGAAGATTCTTTCTCTCCTTCATGTTATGACCATGACACTCATATGGGAGATGTCACATATTTACATGGGTTAGATACTGAAAACGtgacaataaaattgataaaaaaggaCGATACACAGTGTTCAATCTCAGATGATGATAAAAGGCAATCTGATGATGGAGATGAGGATCAGAAAGGTATGGGCATAAAGCCTTTTCCTTGTCCAACATGCACACGGAGCTTCCATACAGAATTGGcattaaaaaatcacaattgGGTCCACACTTGTGAAACTAAGACTGACAAACAGTATAAGTGCAATACATGTTCAGAAtcttttgaatataaatataattttatatcacaCTTGAAAGAACATCGAGCTAATGGACTGTGCCAAATATGTGGCAGAAT GTTCAGATCAGAAAAAACTTATGTTGCTCACATGTCTGTGCATCTGCCATCAACCACATCATTTACCTGCAAGATTTGTGGAAGATCATACAATACTTGGGGCGGACTGAAAACACACAGTGTCACTCATAGTACTGAGAGGCCTTACCAGTGCCATTTTTGTAAGAAGACTTTTAAAAGGAACCAGGATTTgaaa TTCCACATAAACCAACATACAGGGGCAAAACCTTACAAATGTCCATTTTGTGAAAAGTCTTTTGCAAGTTCTGGCAACTGTTACTCACATAGAAGTCGCATGCATCCTGGTAAACAACCAGAAGGTCATATTAGGAAGTGGAACATTGCTCCACGAGAGCCTTTAACCCTCCGACCTATTGCACCAAAACCTAGTAATTATACAACTGCCATTAATGGTATAGTCAAGTATAAATGCAGTTTGTGTGACCATAGTTTTGCAAAGAAGGACAATTATACA TGCCACATGTATCAGCACACGGGAGAAAAACCTTTCCATTGTTCATTTTGTTCAGACAAATTTATGACGAGAAGAGGACTACTTATTCATCACGACAACAAACACCCGGGCAAAGATCGTCCTTTAGCATTAATCTCCAAAAACTTGTTgctcaaataa
- the LOC113502198 gene encoding zinc finger protein 567-like isoform X2 — MIFSEEAEAMLLQNKLNNYLLIEVEEHDKLPKHICIQCCTKLQTVCDFIDTARKAQEELLKRSIMLGQVVPKDCVISLVTEEVKPDVEENSDSEDKYVEIEVSVDPMMVLQNCEDSFSPSCYDHDTHMGDVTYLHGLDTENVTIKLIKKDDTQCSISDDDKRQSDDGDEDQKGMGIKPFPCPTCTRSFHTELALKNHNWVHTCETKTDKQYKCNTCSESFEYKYNFISHLKEHRANGLCQICGRMFRSEKTYVAHMSVHLPSTTSFTCKICGRSYNTWGGLKTHSVTHSTERPYQCHFCKKTFKRNQDLKFHINQHTGAKPYKCPFCEKSFASSGNCYSHRSRMHPGKQPEGHIRKWNIAPREPLTLRPIAPKPSNYTTAINGIVKYKCSLCDHSFAKKDNYTCHMYQHTGEKPFHCSFCSDKFMTRRGLLIHHDNKHPGKDRPLALISKNLLLK; from the exons ATGATATTCAGTGAAGAAGCAGAAGCAATGCTTCTTCAAAACAagcttaataattatttattaatagag GTTGAAGAACATGACAAGTTACCCAAACACATTTGTATACAATGCTGCACGAAACTACAGACAGTGTGTGATTTTATTGACACGGCACGGAAGGCTCAAGAGGAGCTTCTGAAGCGTAGTATTATGTTAGGGCAGGTTGTTCCCAAGGATTGTGTGATATCATTAGTAACAGAAGAAGTCAAACCCGATGTAGAAGAGAATTCCGATTCAGAAGATAAATATGTGGAAATTGAAGTGAGTGTAGATCCCATGATGGTGCTCCAGAACTGTGAAGATTCTTTCTCTCCTTCATGTTATGACCATGACACTCATATGGGAGATGTCACATATTTACATGGGTTAGATACTGAAAACGtgacaataaaattgataaaaaaggaCGATACACAGTGTTCAATCTCAGATGATGATAAAAGGCAATCTGATGATGGAGATGAGGATCAGAAAGGTATGGGCATAAAGCCTTTTCCTTGTCCAACATGCACACGGAGCTTCCATACAGAATTGGcattaaaaaatcacaattgGGTCCACACTTGTGAAACTAAGACTGACAAACAGTATAAGTGCAATACATGTTCAGAAtcttttgaatataaatataattttatatcacaCTTGAAAGAACATCGAGCTAATGGACTGTGCCAAATATGTGGCAGAAT GTTCAGATCAGAAAAAACTTATGTTGCTCACATGTCTGTGCATCTGCCATCAACCACATCATTTACCTGCAAGATTTGTGGAAGATCATACAATACTTGGGGCGGACTGAAAACACACAGTGTCACTCATAGTACTGAGAGGCCTTACCAGTGCCATTTTTGTAAGAAGACTTTTAAAAGGAACCAGGATTTgaaa TTCCACATAAACCAACATACAGGGGCAAAACCTTACAAATGTCCATTTTGTGAAAAGTCTTTTGCAAGTTCTGGCAACTGTTACTCACATAGAAGTCGCATGCATCCTGGTAAACAACCAGAAGGTCATATTAGGAAGTGGAACATTGCTCCACGAGAGCCTTTAACCCTCCGACCTATTGCACCAAAACCTAGTAATTATACAACTGCCATTAATGGTATAGTCAAGTATAAATGCAGTTTGTGTGACCATAGTTTTGCAAAGAAGGACAATTATACA TGCCACATGTATCAGCACACGGGAGAAAAACCTTTCCATTGTTCATTTTGTTCAGACAAATTTATGACGAGAAGAGGACTACTTATTCATCACGACAACAAACACCCGGGCAAAGATCGTCCTTTAGCATTAATCTCCAAAAACTTGTTgctcaaataa
- the LOC113502198 gene encoding zinc finger protein 333-like isoform X3 has product MSQTLDATFERCCRLCAKEQDVTIMIFSEEAEAMLLQNKLNNYLLIEVEEHDKLPKHICIQCCTKLQTVCDFIDTARKAQEELLKRSIMLGQVVPKDCVISLVTEEVKPDVEENSDSEDKYVEIEVSVDPMMVLQNCEDSFSPSCYDHDTHMGDVTYLHGLDTENVTIKLIKKDDTQCSISDDDKRQSDDGDEDQKGMGIKPFPCPTCTRSFHTELALKNHNWVHTCETKTDKQYKCNTCSESFEYKYNFISHLKEHRANGLCQICGRMFRSEKTYVAHMSVHLPSTTSFTCKICGRSYNTWGGLKTHSVTHSTERPYQCHFCKKTFKRNQDLKCHMYQHTGEKPFHCSFCSDKFMTRRGLLIHHDNKHPGKDRPLALISKNLLLK; this is encoded by the exons atgagtcAGACTTTGGACGCTACTTTTGAAAGGTGCTGTCGCCTTTGCGCGAAGGAACAAGATGTTACAATAATGATATTCAGTGAAGAAGCAGAAGCAATGCTTCTTCAAAACAagcttaataattatttattaatagag GTTGAAGAACATGACAAGTTACCCAAACACATTTGTATACAATGCTGCACGAAACTACAGACAGTGTGTGATTTTATTGACACGGCACGGAAGGCTCAAGAGGAGCTTCTGAAGCGTAGTATTATGTTAGGGCAGGTTGTTCCCAAGGATTGTGTGATATCATTAGTAACAGAAGAAGTCAAACCCGATGTAGAAGAGAATTCCGATTCAGAAGATAAATATGTGGAAATTGAAGTGAGTGTAGATCCCATGATGGTGCTCCAGAACTGTGAAGATTCTTTCTCTCCTTCATGTTATGACCATGACACTCATATGGGAGATGTCACATATTTACATGGGTTAGATACTGAAAACGtgacaataaaattgataaaaaaggaCGATACACAGTGTTCAATCTCAGATGATGATAAAAGGCAATCTGATGATGGAGATGAGGATCAGAAAGGTATGGGCATAAAGCCTTTTCCTTGTCCAACATGCACACGGAGCTTCCATACAGAATTGGcattaaaaaatcacaattgGGTCCACACTTGTGAAACTAAGACTGACAAACAGTATAAGTGCAATACATGTTCAGAAtcttttgaatataaatataattttatatcacaCTTGAAAGAACATCGAGCTAATGGACTGTGCCAAATATGTGGCAGAAT GTTCAGATCAGAAAAAACTTATGTTGCTCACATGTCTGTGCATCTGCCATCAACCACATCATTTACCTGCAAGATTTGTGGAAGATCATACAATACTTGGGGCGGACTGAAAACACACAGTGTCACTCATAGTACTGAGAGGCCTTACCAGTGCCATTTTTGTAAGAAGACTTTTAAAAGGAACCAGGATTTgaaa TGCCACATGTATCAGCACACGGGAGAAAAACCTTTCCATTGTTCATTTTGTTCAGACAAATTTATGACGAGAAGAGGACTACTTATTCATCACGACAACAAACACCCGGGCAAAGATCGTCCTTTAGCATTAATCTCCAAAAACTTGTTgctcaaataa